One segment of Candidatus Micrarchaeia archaeon DNA contains the following:
- a CDS encoding cation:proton antiporter, with amino-acid sequence MADMITQLGLILLASVVFMLLALRLKLPPVVGLLLAGAIIGPNMLGIVDQSEYINIFADIGAILLLFFVGIKFSVGKIANVGLRSFIIWLVKDGFVFIVVYEASLLLGLNGLTSIILASTLAISSTTFFIKLVDEKNAAGSPEANLVFVVLIIEDLLAIFLLAVYSGMTTGKTEDGGTVLISILKATLVLAVTTYFVLQKVTKVLFERLVRWNSDEVVLFFSMSFAILLSLFASYIGLAPSIGAFLAGNLLSSVKGFNAKTQETLSNFSMLFSAFFFISIGMLVNPESMVQNIAIIGVLYVLVTGGVFMSTFTSSYLLGYKGSSAVRAGLFILAIGEFSLLIAKQTKTLVAPFDIVSVTSALVFLTALSGGILMQYDKAIDVFLRKFAPRRIYDSGKSISLYLNKVLGEFEPPHGSVYSTFAREASRSVLALVFLVIIAGCAILGYNISRDVAPEYSAYVAGFAALVLAVPLAGIILSAKKVVSSLAGAFHHAMGDALDLDDMAMLYSAVALFMFIVAFIIPLAVAFLNLPSVFGLVFLVPLVLSLLFIWNLAVTVKKIMFRQYVHHYEMKRASFKPPYRHMIGEMRTINQPVYRGHRK; translated from the coding sequence ATGGCCGACATGATAACCCAGCTCGGGCTGATTTTGCTCGCTTCGGTCGTTTTCATGCTGCTCGCGCTGAGGCTGAAGCTCCCGCCGGTGGTGGGGCTGCTGCTGGCCGGCGCCATAATCGGGCCGAACATGCTCGGAATAGTGGACCAGAGCGAATACATAAACATATTCGCGGACATAGGCGCCATACTGCTCCTGTTTTTCGTCGGCATAAAGTTCAGCGTCGGCAAGATAGCTAACGTCGGCCTGCGTTCATTCATAATATGGCTCGTGAAGGACGGCTTTGTTTTCATAGTGGTCTACGAGGCCTCGCTGCTCCTCGGCTTGAACGGCCTGACTTCGATAATACTCGCATCCACGCTGGCCATTTCGAGCACAACTTTCTTCATCAAGCTCGTGGACGAGAAAAACGCGGCTGGAAGCCCTGAGGCGAACCTGGTGTTCGTGGTGCTCATAATAGAGGACCTGCTGGCGATATTCCTGCTCGCTGTTTATTCGGGCATGACTACCGGCAAGACCGAGGACGGCGGGACCGTCCTGATATCCATCCTGAAGGCCACTCTGGTGCTCGCCGTAACCACTTACTTCGTGCTCCAGAAAGTCACCAAGGTGCTCTTCGAAAGGCTGGTGCGGTGGAATTCCGATGAGGTGGTGCTGTTCTTCTCCATGAGCTTCGCGATACTGCTCAGCCTCTTCGCGTCTTATATAGGACTCGCGCCCAGCATAGGCGCTTTCCTCGCTGGCAATCTCCTGTCCTCGGTGAAGGGGTTCAACGCAAAGACCCAGGAAACGCTCTCGAACTTCAGCATGCTGTTCTCGGCGTTCTTCTTCATCTCCATAGGCATGCTGGTGAACCCGGAATCCATGGTGCAAAACATAGCAATCATCGGCGTGCTGTACGTGCTCGTGACAGGGGGCGTATTCATGTCGACCTTTACCTCTTCCTACCTGCTCGGATACAAGGGAAGCTCCGCGGTGCGGGCCGGGCTTTTCATACTCGCAATAGGGGAATTCTCGCTCCTGATAGCCAAGCAGACCAAGACCCTTGTCGCGCCTTTCGACATAGTCAGCGTGACTTCCGCGCTCGTGTTCCTCACCGCGCTGAGCGGAGGCATACTGATGCAGTACGACAAGGCTATAGACGTGTTCTTGAGGAAGTTCGCGCCGAGGAGGATATACGACTCGGGAAAGAGCATCTCGCTGTACCTGAACAAGGTGCTCGGGGAGTTCGAGCCGCCCCACGGCTCGGTTTACAGCACTTTCGCAAGAGAGGCCAGCAGGAGCGTGCTTGCACTCGTATTCCTGGTGATAATAGCCGGGTGCGCGATACTCGGGTACAACATCTCCAGGGACGTAGCGCCCGAGTACTCGGCTTACGTGGCAGGGTTCGCAGCGCTCGTGCTCGCGGTCCCGCTGGCTGGAATAATCCTTTCGGCGAAGAAGGTCGTAAGCAGCCTTGCGGGCGCGTTCCACCATGCTATGGGCGACGCACTGGACCTGGACGACATGGCGATGCTGTACAGCGCGGTCGCGCTCTTCATGTTCATCGTGGCATTCATAATACCGCTGGCGGTGGCCTTCCTCAACCTGCCCAGCGTGTTCGGGCTGGTGTTCCTGGTTCCGCTCGTGCTTTCGCTGCTCTTCATATGGAATCTCGCGGTCACAGTGAAGAAGATAATGTTCAGGCAGTACGTGCACCATTACGAGATGAAAAGGGCCAGCTTCAAGCCGCCGTACAGGCACATGATAGGCGAAATGAGGACGATAAACCAGCCGGTTTACAGGGGGCACAGGAAATGA
- a CDS encoding zinc ribbon domain-containing protein codes for MGLMDLVTGKETGGKGWKAKCPNCGKEITLDVERCPHCGVHVKSMFKKKCPKCKELNELDVERCVKCKYDFAAELARAKKTIYVCPICGYRADYYMLRCPACNTRFS; via the coding sequence ATGGGTTTGATGGACCTTGTAACTGGCAAGGAAACCGGCGGAAAGGGCTGGAAGGCCAAATGCCCGAATTGCGGAAAAGAAATAACTTTAGATGTAGAGCGCTGCCCGCACTGCGGCGTGCACGTGAAGAGCATGTTCAAGAAGAAATGCCCGAAATGCAAAGAACTCAACGAGCTGGACGTGGAAAGGTGCGTGAAGTGCAAGTACGATTTCGCGGCCGAGCTCGCGCGCGCCAAGAAAACAATCTACGTGTGCCCGATATGCGGGTATAGGGCGGATTACTACATGCTCCGATGCCCGGCCTGCAACACGAGGTTCTCCTGA
- a CDS encoding acyltransferase: MRRTKEASFRNGDWWFWLKNRSVPRVAFNFALCSLSMLIPFPGIKNALLRLTGMKVGKNAFIAMGVALDIFYPELVEIGENAIVGYGCVISAHELLPGKLRVGNVRVGASALLGTRSVVLPGVEIGDGAVVGAMSLVNSDVPAKGFYAGVPAKRMR; encoded by the coding sequence ATGAGAAGGACCAAGGAGGCAAGTTTCAGGAACGGGGACTGGTGGTTCTGGCTCAAGAACAGGAGCGTGCCCAGGGTCGCGTTCAACTTCGCGCTGTGCTCGCTTTCCATGCTGATTCCGTTTCCAGGAATCAAGAATGCCCTGTTGCGCCTCACCGGCATGAAGGTCGGGAAAAACGCGTTCATAGCGATGGGTGTCGCGCTTGATATTTTTTATCCGGAACTGGTTGAGATAGGGGAAAACGCGATTGTCGGGTACGGGTGCGTGATAAGCGCGCACGAGCTGCTGCCAGGGAAGCTCAGGGTTGGAAACGTGAGGGTGGGCGCGAGCGCCCTGCTCGGGACGCGGTCGGTGGTCCTCCCTGGGGTAGAAATAGGGGATGGGGCGGTGGTCGGGGCGATGAGCCTGGTGAACTCCGACGTGCCGGCGAAAGGCTTTTATGCAGGCGTGCCTGCCAAAAGAATGAGGTAA
- a CDS encoding DUF1405 domain-containing protein, with translation MNFRILLLLLIGANMFGFLVGMLTYYDQMVKISPLLWIFIPDCPLYVLLASLFYIGVFKNDLLRCITAMGLLKYGIWTEFVLLGYGKYMDSQGFGMLLAVEHVGMILQFFLISKNFDKKILLLATGWFLLNDYMDYGIGLHPYVPNIDLQLVMAFTIALSLLIPVFTYATGKWIEKSAFIANAKSLIGI, from the coding sequence ATGAATTTTCGCATACTCCTACTCTTGCTCATAGGGGCGAACATGTTCGGCTTCCTGGTCGGGATGCTGACTTACTACGACCAGATGGTGAAAATCAGCCCGCTCCTGTGGATTTTCATACCTGACTGCCCGCTCTACGTGCTCCTCGCAAGCCTGTTCTACATAGGGGTTTTCAAAAACGACCTGCTCAGGTGCATAACCGCGATGGGGCTCCTGAAGTACGGGATATGGACCGAGTTCGTGCTCCTTGGATACGGGAAATACATGGATTCCCAGGGATTCGGAATGCTCCTTGCAGTGGAGCACGTTGGGATGATATTGCAATTCTTCCTGATTTCCAAGAATTTCGACAAAAAAATACTGCTGCTCGCAACCGGATGGTTCCTGCTGAACGACTACATGGATTATGGGATTGGGCTGCACCCGTACGTGCCGAACATCGACCTTCAGCTTGTGATGGCGTTCACCATCGCGCTCTCGCTCCTGATCCCGGTATTCACTTACGCTACAGGAAAGTGGATTGAAAAGAGCGCGTTCATCGCCAATGCAAAAAGCCTTATAGGAATCTAG
- a CDS encoding tRNA (cytidine(56)-2'-O)-methyltransferase gives MLVVLRLGHRLPRDERITTHVALVARAFGADKLVYAGQHDSGFEDSVKKIVSNWGGDFTAEYSKNPLKTAKEYKKSGYRIAHLTMYGIPLQEKEDELRKSLNLLVIVGAEQVPADFYGIADYNVAVTSQPHSEVAALAVALDRIMAGRELSRAFSSRFSGKLEIMPSEKSKNLRRL, from the coding sequence ATGCTGGTTGTGCTGAGACTTGGCCACAGGCTTCCGAGGGACGAGCGCATAACTACCCATGTGGCGCTCGTGGCAAGGGCGTTCGGAGCAGACAAGCTGGTGTACGCGGGCCAGCACGATTCAGGCTTCGAGGACAGCGTGAAGAAAATCGTTTCCAACTGGGGCGGGGATTTCACGGCCGAGTATTCTAAGAATCCGCTCAAGACCGCAAAGGAGTACAAGAAGTCCGGATACAGGATAGCGCATCTCACGATGTACGGCATCCCGCTCCAGGAGAAAGAGGATGAGCTCAGGAAAAGCCTCAACCTTTTGGTAATAGTAGGCGCAGAGCAGGTGCCTGCGGATTTCTACGGAATCGCGGATTACAATGTCGCGGTAACCTCGCAGCCGCACAGCGAAGTCGCTGCACTGGCAGTAGCGCTCGACAGGATTATGGCGGGAAGGGAGCTTTCCAGGGCATTTTCCTCGCGCTTTTCCGGGAAGCTGGAAATAATGCCAAGTGAAAAGAGTAAGAATCTGAGGAGGCTCTAG